Proteins co-encoded in one Maylandia zebra isolate NMK-2024a linkage group LG16, Mzebra_GT3a, whole genome shotgun sequence genomic window:
- the esyt3 gene encoding extended synaptotagmin-3: MASPGPGSTTGPVQGAGLGESPSMSTEKLSSSAVNRMLMEFLIYCGRAVFIFYPVYLTGYLGLSISWVLLCMFVLTWWKKNRQWKDARIGSAIDFVDNEKHTINTELKGSLQMASWVNFTDVEKAQWLNKVLEQAWPFFGIYMEKLLRENIQKSVRTCSTALKAFTFTKIHFGHVPLKITGIRAYTHEVEHREVILDMNLSYSGDVDIDAQVNSAITAGVKGLKLHGMMRVVLEPLIGQAPLVGGVTFFFIRRPTLEINWTGMTNVLDSPAFGSLSEETIVDIIASLMVLPNRMCIPLIDQVKMDQMRFPLPRGVVRVHLLEARDLVAKDTYMMGLVKGKSDPYATLRVGNIHFKSKTIKENLHPKWNEVYEFVVHEAPGQELELELYDEDTDKDDFLGRYNLDLGEVKKGKQMDQWFALEDIQHGEVHLKLQWFSLQTDTSLMKESTDNLACAMLAVYLDNATDLPKDGREAADRHKHGKNPKEERLTKRVACPNSFVEFSIDKDVKKSKVVYASKDPVWEEGFTFFVRNVKAQQLSIQVKEPEKKNPLGVLNLPLSRLLNTSNLTLDQRFLLERSGATSQIKLKATLRILKLEEPPPKPIVNPPSEVKQQQTKQAGNTSVSNPSNAPSSSNAVSSKEIPVVSTPKQVPTSPNEGYLAQRRGSFQAPENRKESSSSANLRRFDSHSLLSENSIASSRFDLSDGATYPEAIRNHQGSFGEIELVIRYATLRHKLVVIVNSCRNLFPCSENGTDSYVRLYLLPDQTWKHRKKTHVKKRTTNPVFNEKVEFDVLLEQAQTRKLDVSVKNNKMLVSRERKDIGSIIIDLSEMDLVKGITAWYELTLPGLKK; the protein is encoded by the exons ATGGCATCTCCCGGACCGGGGAGTACCACCGGCCCGGTGCAGGGAGCGGGGCTCGGGGAGAGCCCGTCGATGAGCACTGAGAAACTGAGCTCCTCGGCTGTCAATCGCATGTTAATGGAGTTTCTGATTTACTGCGGGAGAGCCGTGTTCATCTTCTACCCCGTATACCTGACGGGTTACCTGGGCCTCAGCATTAGCTGGGTGCTGCTGTGCATGTTTGTGCTTACTTGGTGGAAGAAAAATCGCCAGTGGAAGGACGCCCGGATCGGATCGGCTATTGACTTTGTGGACAATGAAAAGCACACGATCAACACCGAGCTGAAAGGTTCCCTACAAATGGCATCTTGG GTGAATTTCACTGATGTGGAGAAGGCTCAGTGGCTTAACAAG GTGTTGGAGCAGGCGTGGCCCTTCTTTGGGATCTACATGGAGAAGTTATTAAGAGaaaacatccagaagtctgtcAGGACCTGCAGTACTGCACTCAAAGCATTTACTTTTACCAAGATCCATTTTGGACACGTA CCTCTCAAGATCACTGGAATAAGAGCGTACACACATGAAGTGGAACATAGGGAAGTGATTCTGGACATGAACTTAAG TTATTCTGGTGATGTGGACATCGATGCTCAGGTGAACTCAGCAATCACAGCTGGTGTGAAAGGACTTAAA CTCCATGGGATGATGAGAGTTGTTTTAGAGCCTCTTATTGGTCAAGCACCTCTGGTGGGAGGAGTCACTTTTTTCTTCATTCGCCGCCCT acacTGGAAATAAACTGGACTGGCATGACAAATGTTCTGGACAGCCCTGCTTTTGG TTCACTGTCAGAGGAGACTATCGTAGACATCATCGCTTCTCTCATGGTGTTGCCCAACCGCATGTGTATTCCCCTCATAGACCAGGTCAAAATGGACCAAATGAGGTTTCCACTTCCTCGT GGGGTGGTGAGGGTCCACTTGCTGGAGGCAAGAGATCTGGTGGCTAAGGATACATACATGATGGGTTTAGTGAAAGGCAAATCAGACCCCTATGCCACACTCAGAGTGGGCAACATACACTTCAAAAGCAAGACCATCAAAGAGAATTTGCACCCAAAATGGAATGAAGTGTATGAG tTTGTTGTCCATGAAGCGCCGGGCCAAGAGCTGGAATTAGAGCTCTATGATGAGGACACAGACAAAGATGATTTTCTTGGAAG ATATAACCTCGATTTGGGAGAAGTGAAGAAGGGAAAACAAATGGATCAG TGGTTTGCTCTGGAGGATATACAGCACGGTGAAGTTCATCTTAAGCTCCAGTGGTTTTCCCTTCAGACTGACACCAGCCTGATGAAGGAG TCCACCGACAACCTTGCCTGTGCTATGCTTGCAGTGTATCTGGACAATGCCACTGATCTACCA AAAGATGGCCGTGAGGCTGCAGACCGTCATAAACATGGGAAGAACCCCAAAGAAGAACGG CTCACAAAGAGAGTCGCCTGCCCCAACTCCTTTGTTGAATTTTCCATTGACAAGGATGTTAAGAAAAGCAAG GTTGTGTATGCTTCCAAAGACCCGGTGTGGGAGGAGGGCTTCACCTTCTTTGTGCGTAACGTCAAAGCGCAGCAGCTCTCTATTCag GTCAAAGAGCCTGAGAAGAAGAATCCACTCGGTGTTCTCAACTTGCCCCTCAGTCGCCTCCTCAACACCTCCAACCTGACTCTAGACCAGCGCTTCCTGCTGGAGCGCTCTGGAGCAACCAGCCAGATCAAACTGAAGGCCACTCTGAGG ATTCTTAAATTGGAAGAGCCTCCACCCAAGCCTATCGTCAATCCTCCTTCAGAAGTCAAACAGCAACAGACCAAACAAGCAGGGAATACCTCAGTCTCCAATCCCTCCAACGCTCCATCCTCTTCTAACGCAGTTTCCTCCAAAGAAATTCCTGTTGTCTCTACTCCGAAACAAGTGCCAACTTCACCAAATGAAGGTTATTTAGCTCAACGCCGTGGCTCCTTCCAGGCGCCTGAAAACAGGAAGGAATCATCGTCATCAGCAAACTTGCGTCGGTTCGACTCTCACAGCCTGCTATCGGAGAACTCTATTGCTTCATCACGATTCGACCTGTCAGATGGAGCCACCTATCCCGA GGCCATTAGGAATCATCAGGGTTCGTTTGGAGAGATTGAGCTGGTTATACGCTACGCAACCCTGAGACATAAGCTTGTTGTCATTGTTAACAGTTGCAG GAACCTATTCCCCTGCAGCGAGAATGGCACAGACTCTTACGTCCGCCTGTATCTCCTCCCCGACCAAACCTGGAAGCATCGTAAGAAGACGCATGTCAAGAAGAGGACAACTAATCCTGTCTTCAATGAAAA GGTTGAGTTTGACGTCTTACTCGAGCAAGCACAAACTAGGAAGTTGGATGTATCTGTGAAAAATAACAAGATGTTGGTTTccagagagagaaaggacaTTGGCTCG ATAATAATAGATCTATCAGAAATGGATCTAGTCAAAGGCATCACAGCGTG GTATGAGCTCACTCTACCCGGGCTGAAGAAGTGA
- the LOC112436089 gene encoding protein mono-ADP-ribosyltransferase PARP14-like, with amino-acid sequence MAKAHSYPLLVEFEETNIPILKMKLLQYFFTVGGNCEIEYEKGSKTAVVHFRRQEDQRNVLAKESHQISLEKRVLKLMVRLPTEEKSSQEFPLDKDNMKSVEKIKGKDSIKNEEARVHRFSVLEVVRRSFYGKLSLKLPVAISQPIDSAVLRYLAQKKSAIEGICKEMEEHFCIVNLGQTTVTLSPVSSLLKQQDAKAIIKEWTDTVKAAFKKSVSKFKSVKFCPDSDAWEESEEKIREMLLNENVIVVPDKDSGALSVAGPVSDVNRLEKSLSETINKIHREKSSKTVEIKVSPSVFHLLCEHGLMHKLLLLYPGLKMSSENPNLKITGLGEEINAAINAIFDAVLALKRQNLEVDKYVLELLKDEQQEELTDALLTSHQINAAFEISGNRVQLLAVSYRDLLRAQDHLGQLLTSQYINVEDSNVLKKPEWQQLVSHLEQANSKKCRTRINTTAQQVVVSGYKDSVKNVQHQLGDFLTQNAHIEETVVVKANAVVEYLKHFNTCWMEKVKDKVRVSYRNEAICLSGSRVNVTHCKTVVEGAVSAVVFDSLTVYKSGVKKLFQENEALYVSSIKNITGCLVQLVDKTGSGQDNLVLKQVPTPLYQLRTHDGVEIAVCKADMCSYPVDAVVSPCNQDLKHSTGIAAALLKAAGSQLQDEFQRTIKLMGKLNAGDFFLTDAGGQLCCQKVIHAVGPMYEKDKPQKALDQLTKVVKGSLELAEACRCVSVALPSIGRGLGCFHLKQCELTIVKAVKEYCDEKCDNILQKIHFVNNDDIAVQDMVAAVRQEFGNLSVTPPPTAHKPSVLHPTGSDLNLYHVQTNEGLDIVLKKGNIEFSKTEVIVNTVPSNLNLNRGAVSKAILRAAGPKLQQSINAQGATGNVGEIIVTEGCQLNSKVFHAIAPHWDNGKGTSEQCLQGIFKDCLDMAENNNLTSISLPAIGTGDLCFPTAVVASLMLDKILEFSKMRRPKHLKKVDIVLYPADTQCIQAFTDEFKKFPNASGDSSSTKGRPFSKLTSTSDMHETKMGNVTIQVVTGDITKETTDIIVNSSNESFSLKSGVSKAILDAAGKAVEVECHNFGAKSNPGMIMTQPGNLKCKKILHVVGDSDPVKINKIVKDALQMCVKSSYTSVSFPAIGTGQGNAQGRLVADAMLDAVIDALRQNTSSPLTIIRIVIFQKAMLKDFHSSLEQRAATDRKPKDKRKGTWAGIGSKFKAMLTGENTENPKKEKDLINEGQKVDATCFHICGDTPADVDLAKKLLSQKPQTIKNKDIPEHWQHMPVKTTCQAFVVNTKTSEYDEILRLFQASCKRTVKKIERIQNPGLWKRLQIKKRDLELRNGHQNNERRLFHGTCNTTVPIINDRGFNRSHSGKNAAFYGDGTYFAVNASYSANDTYSKPNQNGEKFMYVCRVLTGDFTLGTQGMIEPPAKGTASTDLYDSVVDNLTNPTMFVVFHDDHAYPEYLITFK; translated from the exons ATCAGAGGAATGTTCTGGCGAAAGAGTCTCATCAGATCAGTTTGGAAAAGCGTGTTTTGAAGCTGATGGTTCGTTTACCCACTGAAGAGAAATCTTCACAG GAATTCCCATTGGATAAAGACAACATGAAAT ctgTTGAAAAGATAAAGGGGAAGGATTCCATCAAGAACGAAGAGGCCAGAGTTCATCGGTTTTCTGTTTTAGAAGTTGTTAGAAGGTCATTCTATGGCAAGCTATCACTAAAACTTCCTGTGGCCATCTCACAGCCCATTGACAGTGCTGTCCTGAGATACCTAGctcaaaaaaaatcagcaataGAAGGCATTTGTAAAGAAATGGAAGAACATTTCTGCATCGTAAACCTCGGCCAAACCACTGTGACCTTGAGTCCTGTGTCTTCTTTACTAAAGCAACAGGATGCCAAAGCCATCATCAAAGAATGGACTGATACTGTGAAGGCAGCGTTTAAAAAATCTGTGTCAAAGTTCAAATCTGTGAAGTTCTGTCCAGATTCAGATGCATGGGAAGAGTCTGAGGAAAAGATCAGAGAGATGCTACTGAATGAAAATGTGATCGTAGTACCTGATAAAGACAGTGGTGCTTTATCAGTGGCTGGTCCTGTTAGTGATGTCAACAGACTGGAGAAATCTCTTTCTGAAACTATTAACAAGATCCACAGGGAGAAATCAAGTAAAACTGTAGAGATCAAAGTGTCACCATCAGTTTTCCATCTCCTGTGTGAACATGGGCTTATGCACAAACTTCTACTTCTGTATCCAGGATTGAAAATGTCATCAGAGAATCCTAATCTGAAAATAACTGGCTTAGGGGAAGAGATTAATGCAGCAATCAATGCTATATTTGATGCAGTACTTGCATTAAAACGACAAAATCTGGAAGTAGATAAATATGTGCTTGAACTGTTGAAGGATGAGCAACAAGAGGAGCTTACAGATGCTCTCCTCACATCTCATCAAATAAACGCAGCGTTTGAAATCAGTGGAAACAGGGTGCAGCTCCTTGCTGTTTCTTACAGAGATCTGTTGCGTGCTCAGGACCATCTAGGACAGCTGTTAACATCTCAGTACATTAATGTTGAAGACAGTAATGTCCTGAAGAAGCCAGAGTGGCAGCAGCTGGTCAGTCACTTAGAGCAGGCTAACAGTAAGAAATGCAGAACTCGAATCAACACAACTGCTCAACAAGTCGTGGTGTCAGGCTACAAGGATAGTGTCAAAAATGTTCAGCATCAGCTTGGTGACTTCTTAACACAGAACGCTCACATTGAAGAAACTGTTGTGGTCAAAGCTAATGCTGTCGTTGAATACttgaaacatttcaacacaTGTTGGATGGAGAAAGTGAAAGACAAGGTGAGAGTGTCTTACAGAaatgaggccatctgtctgagtGGATCCAGAGTGAATGTGACACATTGCAAGACTGTGGTTGAAGGTGCCGTCTCTGCTGTAGTCTTTGACAGTCTGACTGTCTACAAGTCTGGAGTGAAGAAGCTCTTCCAGGAGAATGAAGCGCTGTATGTTTCCTCAATCAAAAATATAACTGGTTGCCTGGTCCAACTGGTTGATAAGACAGGTAGTGGACAAGACAATTTGGTTCTTAAACAAGTACCAACACCTTTATACCAGCTTAGGACACATGACGGAGTGGAAATTGCTGTTTGCAAGGCAGATATGTGCAGCTATCCAGTGGATGCAGTTGTGAGTCCATGTAATCAAGACTTGAAACACAGTACTGGAATTGCAGCAGCACTTTTGAAGGCTGCTGGCTCTCAGTTACAAGATGAATTTCAAAGAACGATAAAATTAATGGGGAAATTGAATGCAGGAGACTTTTTTCTAACTGATGCAGGAGGGCAGCTTTGTTGCCAAAAAGTTATCCATGCCGTGGGACCCATGTATGAAAAAGATAAACCTCAAAAAGCTTTGGATCAGCTAACAAAAGTTGTTAAAGGAAGCTTAGAACTCGCTGAAGCCTGCAGATGCGTCTCAGTAGCTCTTCCATCTATTGGCAGAGGCCTGGGCTGTTTTCACCTCAAGCAGTGTGAACTCACCATTGTCAAAGCAGTGAAGGAGTATTGTGATGAGAAATGTGATAACATCCTGCAAAAGATCCATTTTGTGAACAATGATGACATTGCTGTTCAGGATATGGTGGCTGCTGTCAGGCAGGAGTTTGGAAACCTCAGTGTCACTCCTCCTCCCACAGCTCACAAGCCATCAGTTCTACACCCTACTGGATCTGACCTGAACTTGTATCATGTGCAGACAAACGAAGGACTGGACATCGTTCTTAAAAAGGGAAACATAGAGTTTTCCAAG ACAGAGGTGATTGTGAATACTGTGCCTTCAAACCTTAATCTGAACAGAGGTGCAGTTTCCAAAGCCATCTTGCGTGCAGCTGGACCCAAACTTCAGCAGTCAATAAATGCACAGGGCGCTACTGGAAATGTTGGTGAGATCATTGTTACTGAAGGCTGCCAACTAAACAGCAAAGTTTTTCATGCAATTGCACCTCACTGGGATAATGGAAAAGGTACATCTGAACAG TGTTTGCAAGGAATCTTTAAGGATTGTTTGGACATGGCAGAGAATAATAATCTAACCTCCATATCCTTGCCTGCAATTGGCACTGGAGACCTGTGTTTCCCAACAGCTGTCGTAGCCTCTTTGATGTTGGATAAAATCTTAGAGTTTAGCAAAATGAGACGCCCCAAGCACCTGAAGAAGGTTGATATTGTACTTTACCCAGCTGATACACAGTGTATTCAG gctTTCACTGATGAATTTAAGAAGTTTCCCAATGCCTCAGGTGATTCAAGTTCTACAAAAG GACGCCCCTTCTCTAAGCTCACCTCGACCTCAGATATGCATGAGACTAAAATGGGAAATGTGACTATACAGGTAGTCACAGGAGACATAACCAAGGAGACAACTGATATCATTGTCAACTCTTCCAATGAAAGCTTTTCCCTTAAGTCAG GAGTCTCTAAAGCTATTCTAGACGCAGCTGGTAAGGCTGTTGAAGTGGAATGCCATAACTTCG GTGCCAAGTCCAATCCAGGCATGATAATGACTCAGCCAGGTAACCTAAAGTGTAAGAAGATCCTTCACGTGGTTGGAGATTCTGACCCAGTAAAAATCAACAAGATTGTGAAAGATGCACTTCAGATGTGTGTGAAAAGCTCCTACACCTCTGTATCATTTCCTGCAATTGGCACAG gTCAAGGTAATGCACAAGGAAGACTGGTGGCAGATGCCATGTTGGATGCAGTGATTGATGCGTTGAGGCAAAATACCTCCAGTCCCCTGACCATAATCCGCATAGTTATTTTCCAGAAAGCTATGCTAAAAGACTTCCACAGCAGCCTGGAACAGAGAGCAGCTACTGATCGCAAGCCCAAGGATAAACGAAAGGGGACCTGGGCAGGCATTGGCTCCAAATTCAAAG CAATGCTTACTggtgaaaatactgaaaacccaaagaaagagaaagatttAATTAATGAAGGTCAGAAAGTTGATGCCACTTGCTTTCACATTTGTGGCGACACTCCGGCTGATGTAGATTTAGCCAAGAAACTATTGAGCCAAAAACCCCAGACCATCAAAAATAAGGACATTCCTGAACACTGGCAGCACATGCCAGTCAAAACCACATGTCAGGCTTTTGTGGTAAACACCAAGACATCGGaatatgatgaaatcctgaGGCTGTTCCAGGCGTCATGCAAACGAACTGTTAAAAAG aTTGAGCGGATCCAGAACCCTGGACTGTGGAAGCGTCTACAGATCAAGAAGCGTGACTTGGAGTTGAGAAATGGTCATCAGAATAACGAGAGACGCCTTTTCCACGGCACCTGCAACACAACTGTGCCAATTATCAATGACCGTGGCTTCAACAGGAGCCATTCAGGAAAGAATG CTGCATTTTATGGTGATGGCACATACTTTGCTGTCAATGCTAGTTATTCTGCCAATGACACCTACTCCAAGCCAAATCAGAACGGGGAAAAGTTTATGTACGTCTGCCGAGTTCTGACTGGTGACTTCACTCTTGGAACACAAGGCATGATTGAACCACCAGCAAAAGGCACTGCCTCCACTGACCTGTACGACAGTGTTGTGGACAACCTGACCAATCCCACCATGTTTGTTGTCTTCCATGATGACCATGCTTATCCTGAATATTTGATTACATTTAAGTGA